In Ruania zhangjianzhongii, the following proteins share a genomic window:
- a CDS encoding AmiS/UreI family transporter → MSAVGLIYVGTVLIVNGLLLLGWLTPREAGPLNLFVGALQVLTPTYLIFVAGGDLNAIFAASGIYLFGFTYLWVGINAVKDYSNRGFGWFALLVALCTLVYAAESFLRAQDAAFGVIWLLWGILWFLFFLVLGLERQHLAPATGVYTVVIGVITTVAALMTLLDGWSGSWTVAIVIAVVGVLALAVSAPAARPLTAPVKEVVD, encoded by the coding sequence ATGTCCGCCGTCGGCCTCATCTACGTGGGCACTGTCCTCATCGTCAACGGCCTCCTGCTCCTCGGCTGGTTGACACCCAGGGAAGCAGGCCCGCTCAACCTGTTCGTCGGTGCGCTGCAGGTGCTGACCCCCACCTACCTGATCTTCGTCGCCGGTGGTGACCTGAACGCGATCTTCGCCGCCTCGGGGATCTACCTGTTCGGCTTCACCTACCTGTGGGTCGGGATCAACGCCGTCAAGGACTACAGCAACCGCGGCTTCGGCTGGTTCGCGCTGCTGGTCGCGCTGTGCACCCTCGTCTATGCAGCAGAGAGCTTCCTCCGTGCCCAGGACGCCGCCTTCGGCGTGATCTGGCTGCTCTGGGGCATCCTCTGGTTCCTGTTCTTCCTCGTCCTCGGCCTCGAACGGCAGCACCTCGCCCCCGCGACCGGTGTCTACACCGTCGTCATCGGGGTGATCACGACTGTGGCTGCCCTGATGACCTTGCTCGACGGATGGAGTGGTAGCTGGACCGTGGCGATCGTGATCGCCGTGGTCGGCGTGCTCGCCCTCGCGGTATCCGCACCCGCTGCACGTCCACTGACCGCACCAGTCAAGGAGGTGGTCGATTGA
- a CDS encoding DsbA family oxidoreductase, whose protein sequence is MTIAASAPVQVEIRSDPQCVWCFIAHPRFEKAVAAFEGMVEVTYRSFELRPDAQVEIDKEQQIAQHAGANLDRVTAVNAQLTELARAEGISYRPDLTRPTNSRLALELLHHANETGYRAALTHRLSTAYFTEGRHIGDIDELPDLAHEVGLNREKAREALTDRRYRDAVDQDSDRLRALGARGVPLYVIDGQWGISGAQSVQTYLNALKKAVDA, encoded by the coding sequence ATGACAATCGCAGCTTCGGCTCCTGTGCAGGTCGAGATCCGGTCCGACCCCCAGTGCGTGTGGTGCTTTATCGCCCACCCGAGATTCGAGAAAGCCGTCGCCGCGTTCGAAGGCATGGTCGAGGTCACCTACCGCTCCTTCGAGCTTCGCCCCGATGCGCAGGTCGAGATCGACAAAGAACAGCAGATCGCGCAGCACGCCGGAGCGAACCTTGATCGCGTCACGGCGGTCAACGCGCAGCTCACCGAACTCGCCCGTGCTGAAGGAATCAGCTACCGTCCTGACCTGACCCGACCGACGAACTCGCGCCTCGCCCTCGAACTCCTCCACCATGCAAACGAGACCGGGTACCGGGCTGCGCTGACCCACAGGCTCTCCACCGCGTACTTCACCGAAGGTCGCCACATCGGAGATATCGACGAACTCCCCGACCTTGCCCACGAAGTCGGCCTCAACCGCGAGAAGGCACGGGAGGCGCTCACAGACCGCCGCTACCGGGACGCGGTAGACCAGGACAGCGACCGACTCCGCGCACTCGGGGCGCGCGGCGTACCGCTCTACGTCATCGATGGTCAATGGGGAATCTCAGGAGCGCAATCAGTCCAGACCTACCTCAACGCTCTGAAGAAAGCGGTGGATGCGTGA
- a CDS encoding MerR family DNA-binding transcriptional regulator, producing MPRIGEVAQWARVSVRPLRYDEQQGLLQAERSPAGQRLFEARAVDR from the coding sequence ATGCCGCGGATCGGTGAAGTTGCCCAATGGGCCAGGGTGAGTGTGCGCCCCCTGCGCTACGACGAGCAGCAGGGGCTGCTCCAGGCCGAGCGCAGCCCTGCCGGTCAGCGACTGTTCGAGGCGAGGGCGGTGGACCGGTGA
- a CDS encoding MarR family winged helix-turn-helix transcriptional regulator: MTARVHRDVAATLATEELSVDQWTVLDYLDDVGPCTMTALAGATGTNGATLTRIVDRLVSRALVYRNADSGDRRRVLVHVSERGREMTRDLRPRVRAAEQRATSELTEGERDELGRMLQRISTPPRTADDPGG; this comes from the coding sequence GTGACGGCTCGTGTCCATCGAGATGTCGCCGCCACACTCGCTACCGAGGAGCTCTCCGTCGACCAGTGGACTGTGCTCGACTACCTCGACGACGTCGGGCCGTGCACGATGACGGCACTGGCAGGTGCGACCGGGACCAACGGTGCCACGCTGACGCGCATCGTCGATCGGTTGGTGAGTCGGGCCCTGGTCTATCGGAACGCCGATTCTGGGGACCGTCGCCGCGTGCTGGTGCACGTTTCCGAGCGTGGCCGAGAGATGACCCGCGACCTGCGACCGCGTGTGCGTGCCGCGGAGCAGCGCGCGACGTCCGAACTGACCGAGGGCGAGCGCGACGAGCTCGGGCGGATGCTGCAGCGAATCTCGACTCCGCCGCGGACGGCCGACGATCCAGGCGGCTGA
- the fmdA gene encoding formamidase: protein MPEVIFSVDQSKSMTDQAVPGHNRWHPDIPPAATVKPGSTFRIECKEWTNGQIGNNDSANDVRDVNLDFNHMLSGPFAIEGAEPGDLLVVDIVDIGPVPQTQGDNCGEGWGYSGIFAKVNGGGFLTDYYPDAYKAIWDFTGQECSSRHIPGVRYTGIQHPGLAGTAPSPELLAQWNRREQTLIDTQPDRVPPLAIPPTVPGTLAGTASAEIAEQVARDGARTVPPREHGGNMDIMNFTRGSRVFYPVYVNGANFSIGDLHFSQGDGEINFCGAIEMGGFVDLHVELIKGGMDTYGVTHNPIFMPSRVEPVYSEWLTFTGISVDHRDDTNLYMDATEAYRNACLNAITYLEKWGYTGEQAYLILGTSPIQGRLSSVVDIPNACCTVFLPTEIFDFEIRPGGDGPVKKDRGQVAVTS from the coding sequence ATGCCCGAAGTGATCTTCAGCGTCGATCAGTCCAAGTCCATGACCGACCAGGCCGTACCGGGGCACAACCGCTGGCATCCGGACATCCCGCCGGCGGCGACGGTCAAGCCGGGATCGACCTTCCGCATCGAGTGCAAGGAGTGGACGAACGGCCAGATCGGCAACAACGATTCGGCCAACGACGTCCGTGACGTCAACCTCGACTTCAACCACATGCTCTCCGGTCCGTTCGCGATCGAAGGCGCGGAGCCGGGCGACCTGCTCGTCGTCGATATCGTCGACATCGGCCCCGTTCCCCAGACGCAGGGCGACAACTGCGGCGAAGGCTGGGGCTACTCGGGAATCTTCGCGAAGGTGAACGGCGGCGGGTTTCTGACCGACTACTACCCGGACGCGTACAAGGCCATCTGGGACTTCACCGGCCAAGAATGCTCCTCCCGGCACATTCCCGGCGTGCGCTACACCGGGATCCAGCACCCCGGCCTGGCCGGAACCGCACCATCACCGGAACTTCTGGCGCAGTGGAACCGCCGGGAACAGACTCTGATCGACACCCAACCGGACCGGGTGCCGCCGCTGGCGATCCCGCCGACGGTGCCGGGCACTCTCGCCGGGACCGCGAGCGCAGAGATCGCTGAGCAGGTCGCCCGGGACGGCGCCCGGACCGTTCCGCCACGGGAGCACGGCGGAAACATGGACATCATGAACTTCACCCGAGGAAGTCGGGTCTTCTACCCGGTGTACGTCAACGGGGCGAACTTCTCCATCGGCGACCTGCACTTCAGCCAGGGTGACGGGGAGATCAACTTCTGTGGCGCCATCGAGATGGGCGGCTTCGTCGACCTCCACGTCGAGCTGATCAAGGGTGGGATGGATACCTACGGGGTCACCCACAACCCGATCTTCATGCCCAGCCGGGTCGAGCCGGTGTACTCCGAGTGGTTGACCTTCACCGGCATCTCGGTAGACCACCGCGACGACACGAACCTGTACATGGACGCGACCGAGGCCTACCGCAACGCCTGCCTGAACGCGATCACCTACCTGGAGAAGTGGGGCTACACCGGCGAGCAGGCGTATCTGATCCTCGGCACCTCGCCCATCCAGGGCCGGCTCAGCAGCGTGGTCGACATCCCGAACGCCTGCTGCACGGTGTTCCTCCCGACGGAGATCTTCGACTTCGAGATCCGCCCGGGCGGCGACGGGCCGGTCAAGAAGGACCGCGGCCAGGTGGCTGTCACCTCCTGA
- a CDS encoding zinc ribbon domain-containing protein: MPTYSYTCPRCGDFELLRTIARRTDPAHCPDCDCLGARALSSPHLSRLSPSLDRAATQAGLSSETPQVTRHIPAMAQPTSATTQRPGFPALPRP, from the coding sequence GTGCCGACCTACTCCTACACCTGCCCACGTTGCGGAGATTTCGAGCTGCTGCGCACCATCGCCCGCCGCACGGACCCGGCACACTGTCCAGACTGCGATTGCCTCGGGGCCCGCGCACTCAGCTCACCACACCTGAGCCGACTCTCCCCCTCCCTCGATCGCGCAGCGACACAGGCTGGCCTCAGCAGCGAAACGCCACAAGTCACCCGACATATCCCCGCCATGGCGCAGCCAACCTCTGCCACTACGCAGCGACCAGGCTTTCCGGCCCTACCGAGACCGTGA
- a CDS encoding MFS transporter: protein MTLEGVANLFEGSNDVDTSAPVIDDPRRRRAILLAVCIALMAVVASVSGLNVAQPQLATTFDASQGQVLWIINTYTLTLAALLLPMGAIGDRLGRKPVLIAGLAVFGLANIAAPVAPVMEVMLAARLLSGIGAAMIMPVTLSVITSSFPGKERSRAIGMWAAVAGGGGILGMYLSALLVDIASWRWLFALPIVLTVAALLIGARAVPNSREKTPGRFDRLGALTSISATVGFTFALHEAPSLGWADPRVFITLTVAVLATVVFILWELRTPFPLLDIRHFRTRGLSSGTTLLLVLFGVQGGVSLVLYPFFQVLLGWSGLLATVGMMPMALLMMLASGLAPRLAARIGARAGMVTGLTIAAAGLALMAGLVSADGGYLSVLPGLTAMGLGAGLAMTPSTEAITSSLPREQQGIASALNDLTRELGAALGIALLGGLLVAEYQSAIAGRLTGVPADLASAASEGIANAAAVSQNAGVHAEQILTAANEAFIAGWQQAMWVGVAVMTALVFFVLFRGPKNTTTTTEPVDDPEDAVHDPSGALTV from the coding sequence GTGACGCTGGAGGGGGTCGCGAACTTGTTCGAGGGCTCCAACGATGTGGACACGTCGGCGCCGGTCATCGACGATCCCCGGCGTAGGCGTGCGATCCTCCTGGCCGTTTGCATCGCTCTGATGGCCGTCGTCGCCTCCGTCTCTGGGCTCAATGTCGCCCAGCCGCAGCTTGCGACGACGTTCGACGCCTCCCAGGGGCAGGTGCTGTGGATCATCAACACCTACACCCTCACCCTGGCGGCCCTCCTGCTGCCCATGGGAGCGATCGGCGATCGACTGGGTCGCAAGCCTGTTCTGATCGCCGGGCTCGCGGTGTTCGGGCTCGCGAACATCGCTGCCCCCGTAGCCCCGGTCATGGAAGTCATGCTCGCCGCGCGCCTGCTCAGCGGTATTGGTGCGGCGATGATCATGCCCGTCACGCTGTCTGTGATCACGTCCTCCTTCCCCGGCAAGGAGCGCTCCCGAGCGATCGGGATGTGGGCCGCGGTGGCGGGAGGCGGCGGAATCCTGGGCATGTACCTTTCCGCACTACTGGTCGATATCGCGTCGTGGCGGTGGCTGTTCGCCCTGCCCATCGTGCTCACCGTCGCAGCACTGCTGATCGGTGCCCGCGCAGTCCCGAACTCCCGCGAGAAAACGCCAGGCCGGTTCGACAGGCTCGGAGCGCTTACCTCGATCAGCGCCACTGTCGGATTCACCTTCGCCCTCCACGAAGCACCATCCCTCGGTTGGGCCGACCCTCGCGTGTTCATCACGCTCACCGTTGCCGTGCTCGCCACCGTCGTGTTCATCCTGTGGGAGCTGCGCACCCCGTTCCCACTGCTGGACATCCGACACTTCCGCACCCGCGGCCTGTCCTCCGGCACCACACTGCTGCTGGTCTTGTTCGGTGTGCAAGGTGGCGTGTCCCTGGTGCTCTACCCGTTCTTCCAAGTGCTTCTCGGCTGGAGCGGACTGCTCGCCACCGTTGGAATGATGCCGATGGCGCTGCTGATGATGCTCGCCTCCGGACTCGCACCCCGCCTCGCCGCACGCATCGGCGCACGCGCCGGCATGGTCACCGGGCTCACCATCGCCGCCGCAGGGCTCGCGCTCATGGCCGGTCTCGTCTCGGCCGATGGCGGATACCTCAGCGTCCTTCCGGGTCTCACGGCCATGGGTCTCGGCGCCGGCTTGGCGATGACACCCTCGACCGAGGCCATCACTTCCTCGCTTCCGCGCGAACAGCAGGGCATCGCCTCCGCGCTGAACGACCTCACCCGAGAGCTCGGAGCCGCCCTGGGAATCGCACTTCTGGGCGGGCTGCTCGTAGCGGAATACCAGAGCGCGATCGCCGGTCGCCTAACTGGCGTGCCCGCGGACCTCGCATCCGCTGCCAGTGAAGGCATCGCCAACGCCGCCGCCGTCAGTCAGAACGCCGGAGTCCACGCCGAACAGATACTCACTGCCGCGAACGAGGCATTCATCGCCGGCTGGCAGCAGGCCATGTGGGTTGGCGTCGCCGTCATGACTGCCCTCGTATTCTTCGTCCTCTTCCGCGGACCGAAGAACACCACCACGACTACCGAGCCCGTCGACGACCCCGAGGACGCAGTTCACGATCCGTCCGGTGCTCTCACCGTCTAG
- a CDS encoding AroM family protein — MKLAVITIGQSPRSDLTPELAGILPAGTELIEHGGLDGLDAAQIAALAPRTGEHAFTSRLRDGSSAIFGHDQSIPLVEQAIARGEADGADLSLLVCSGEFPDVRHERPLFLVERLAHDGVRGLLSGLARGGGRLGVLSPLPEQVADAYGHWQQSIGVRPAAVGAASPYTDSAEAIATAAAEVATVSDLVVLDCIGYDEAMREAAVAACADVPVVTVRSVAGRLLASML, encoded by the coding sequence ATGAAGCTAGCCGTGATCACGATCGGGCAGTCGCCCCGCTCTGACCTCACGCCTGAGCTGGCGGGCATCCTCCCCGCCGGCACCGAGCTGATCGAGCACGGCGGGCTGGACGGCCTGGATGCCGCACAGATCGCCGCGCTCGCGCCCCGGACTGGGGAGCATGCGTTCACCTCGCGGCTGCGTGACGGCAGTTCGGCCATATTCGGCCACGACCAGTCGATCCCCCTGGTCGAACAGGCTATTGCCCGCGGGGAAGCGGACGGCGCCGACCTGAGCCTGCTCGTGTGCTCCGGGGAGTTCCCCGACGTTCGTCACGAACGGCCGCTGTTCCTGGTGGAGCGTCTCGCGCACGACGGCGTTCGAGGCTTGCTCAGTGGCCTCGCCCGAGGTGGTGGTCGTCTGGGTGTGCTGAGCCCGCTCCCGGAGCAGGTAGCCGATGCCTACGGCCACTGGCAGCAGTCGATCGGTGTGCGGCCGGCAGCGGTCGGCGCAGCCAGCCCGTACACGGACTCCGCCGAGGCAATCGCCACGGCCGCCGCAGAGGTCGCGACGGTCAGCGACCTGGTGGTACTCGACTGCATCGGCTACGACGAGGCGATGCGCGAGGCCGCCGTGGCTGCCTGTGCTGACGTCCCCGTGGTCACCGTGCGCTCGGTGGCCGGACGGTTGCTCGCCTCGATGCTCTGA
- a CDS encoding substrate-binding domain-containing protein, with amino-acid sequence MHMHSAGRGHRSAVGADAIRIGLAIPLQGPGGIFGPSCEAVAELYRRQADASGVLGRPVEFEVIDAGQRPEKVARTVRSLVDAGHIDALTGWHISSVREAVAPITQGRIPYVYTSLYEGGENRPGVFCVGETPGDQIAPALAWLRDEANVRRWHIVGSDYVWPRRSAQAACGYAEALGLDVLSTTLTHFDSEHFATVLDGIERGPRADGVLMFLVGQDAVRFNRQFAARGLDDGLVRLTPLMEENMLLASGPAATRDLYVAAGYFRSLPTGNSLDFVGDYAAAFGPDAPPLNNQGESCYEGLQLLTALFATAQDTSIEAILRVSEGLGYDGPRGSMELRSGHLRQSVYLARADVTDFEVVTSLPRGISA; translated from the coding sequence ATGCACATGCACTCGGCGGGTCGGGGCCACCGGAGCGCTGTCGGGGCAGACGCGATCCGAATCGGCCTCGCCATCCCGCTCCAAGGGCCCGGCGGTATCTTCGGCCCGTCGTGTGAGGCGGTTGCCGAGCTCTATCGGCGGCAGGCGGACGCCTCCGGCGTGCTCGGTCGCCCCGTCGAGTTCGAGGTGATCGACGCGGGTCAGCGGCCGGAGAAGGTCGCCCGTACCGTCCGGAGCCTGGTCGATGCCGGCCATATCGACGCCCTGACGGGGTGGCACATCTCGTCAGTCCGGGAGGCTGTCGCACCCATCACCCAGGGACGCATCCCGTATGTGTACACCTCGTTGTACGAGGGTGGCGAGAATCGCCCGGGCGTCTTCTGCGTCGGCGAGACCCCGGGAGACCAGATCGCACCTGCTCTCGCCTGGCTCCGGGACGAAGCGAACGTGCGTCGCTGGCACATCGTCGGCTCGGACTACGTCTGGCCCAGGCGCTCGGCACAAGCCGCCTGCGGCTATGCCGAGGCGCTCGGCCTGGACGTACTGAGCACCACTCTCACCCACTTTGACTCTGAGCACTTCGCGACCGTGTTGGACGGGATCGAGCGCGGACCGCGCGCCGACGGTGTGCTGATGTTCCTGGTCGGTCAGGACGCGGTCCGCTTCAACCGACAGTTCGCCGCACGCGGCCTCGATGACGGGCTCGTTCGACTGACACCGCTGATGGAGGAGAACATGCTGCTCGCCTCCGGTCCTGCAGCGACCCGCGACCTGTACGTGGCAGCCGGCTACTTCCGCTCTCTGCCCACCGGCAACTCGCTCGACTTCGTCGGCGATTACGCCGCCGCCTTCGGACCCGATGCACCGCCGCTGAACAACCAGGGCGAGTCCTGCTACGAAGGACTCCAGCTCCTCACCGCCCTCTTCGCCACAGCCCAGGACACCTCTATCGAGGCGATCCTGCGCGTGTCGGAAGGGCTGGGGTATGACGGGCCACGTGGCTCTATGGAGCTACGGTCAGGCCACCTCCGGCAATCGGTCTACCTCGCCCGGGCAGATGTCACGGACTTCGAGGTCGTCACCTCGCTGCCACGAGGCATCTCCGCCTGA
- a CDS encoding helix-turn-helix domain-containing protein — protein sequence MDEPAGQTLDTVGPRLKHLRLRRDVTLTTLAEETGISASTLSRLEAGLRRPTLEQLLPLARYYGVTLDSLVDAPRTANPRIDLRPLSCTDGSIIIPLTRRPGGIQAYKFVLPTGSDDTAPDLHSHEGFDWAYVLNGTLRLVLGDQDVLLQAGEAAEFDTRTPHWFGATSAGPVEYLSLVGRQGQRAHVRASTSDH from the coding sequence ATGGACGAACCCGCAGGCCAAACTCTGGACACCGTCGGCCCACGCTTGAAGCACCTACGGCTGCGCCGCGACGTCACGCTGACCACGCTCGCTGAGGAGACTGGCATCTCCGCGAGCACCCTGTCTCGTTTGGAGGCGGGGCTGCGCCGCCCGACATTAGAGCAGCTGCTGCCTCTGGCTCGCTACTACGGGGTCACCCTCGACTCCTTGGTCGATGCACCCCGCACCGCCAACCCTCGTATCGACCTGCGTCCTCTGTCGTGCACCGACGGGTCGATCATCATTCCGCTGACTCGCCGGCCCGGCGGCATCCAGGCGTACAAGTTCGTTCTCCCCACAGGCAGTGATGACACGGCCCCCGACCTGCATTCTCACGAAGGCTTCGACTGGGCCTATGTGCTGAATGGCACACTGCGGCTCGTTCTCGGCGACCAGGACGTGCTCCTGCAGGCGGGAGAGGCAGCCGAGTTCGACACACGAACGCCGCACTGGTTCGGAGCCACCAGCGCCGGGCCAGTCGAATACCTCAGCCTCGTCGGACGGCAAGGACAGCGCGCTCACGTACGCGCCTCCACCAGCGATCATTAG
- a CDS encoding GNAT family N-acetyltransferase translates to MDLRSGAIRLRPLQRRDRDAWQRLRRRNVAWLLPWEATAPDGNPQRATFSGYVRQLNRAARQDTGYAFAVEYRGELVGQVTIASVTRGSLQSASVGYWISEHVAGLGIIPTAVAMLTDYCFSELGLHRVEINIRPENSASLRVVTKLGFRDEGVRQAFLHIQGRWTDHRSFALTAEELDGSMLERWLAAH, encoded by the coding sequence ATGGACCTGCGCAGCGGGGCGATCCGGCTGCGGCCCCTGCAGCGCCGGGACCGGGACGCCTGGCAGCGGCTGCGCCGCCGCAATGTGGCCTGGCTGCTGCCCTGGGAGGCTACCGCACCGGACGGCAACCCGCAGCGGGCCACGTTCAGCGGGTACGTCCGCCAGCTGAATCGGGCCGCCCGCCAGGACACCGGCTACGCGTTCGCCGTGGAGTACCGCGGGGAGCTGGTGGGCCAGGTGACGATCGCGTCGGTGACCCGCGGCTCGCTGCAGTCCGCCTCGGTCGGGTACTGGATCTCCGAGCACGTGGCCGGGCTGGGCATCATCCCGACGGCGGTGGCGATGCTCACCGACTACTGCTTCTCCGAGCTCGGTCTGCACCGGGTGGAGATCAACATCCGGCCGGAGAACTCGGCGAGCCTGCGGGTGGTGACCAAGCTCGGCTTCCGTGACGAGGGCGTGCGCCAGGCGTTCCTGCACATCCAGGGCCGGTGGACCGATCACCGCAGCTTCGCCCTCACCGCCGAGGAGCTCGACGGGAGCATGCTCGAGCGCTGGCTCGCCGCCCACTGA
- a CDS encoding alpha/beta fold hydrolase, with amino-acid sequence MQTHSHRIDGHDVHEHTLTVPLDHTGASPGSIEIFAREVVRDGGADRPRLVWFQGGPGNRANRPTSIGGWLDRGLQEYRVVLLDQRGTGRSTPADRQTLAGMTGAAQAAYLSHFRADSIVADAEALRLALGDDPWTVLGQSYGGFIATAYLSSAPHGLREVLITAGLPALTGPADEVYRLTFAQTARRNAAFFARYPHDATTVAEVVAHLRSGEELLPTGEALSVPRLLQIGLTLGSSTGFEALHYLLEDPFVTVGGERRLRERFLREVGGVVSFAGNPLYAVMHETIYAQGDASHGATAWAAHRVRRSLPEFDPGLDRPLLTGEHIFPWQLEEDPALAPLAEVADLLAQREDFPALYDLDALAANEVPVAAAIYSDDMFVPREASVATAEAIRGLRPLVTNEYQHDGIRADGYRLLDRLLTLLHR; translated from the coding sequence ATGCAGACCCACAGCCACCGCATCGACGGACATGACGTCCATGAGCACACCCTCACCGTGCCGCTGGACCACACGGGCGCGTCCCCGGGGAGCATCGAGATCTTCGCCCGGGAGGTCGTCCGGGACGGCGGCGCGGACCGCCCGCGCCTGGTGTGGTTCCAGGGCGGGCCGGGCAACCGCGCGAACCGGCCCACATCGATCGGTGGCTGGCTGGACCGTGGCCTGCAGGAGTACCGGGTGGTGCTGCTGGACCAGCGCGGCACCGGCCGGTCCACTCCGGCGGACCGGCAGACGCTGGCCGGGATGACCGGGGCCGCCCAGGCCGCCTACCTGAGCCACTTCCGTGCCGACTCGATCGTGGCCGACGCCGAGGCGCTGCGCCTTGCCCTTGGCGACGATCCGTGGACCGTGCTCGGCCAGTCCTACGGCGGATTCATCGCCACCGCGTACCTGTCCAGCGCCCCGCACGGGCTGCGGGAGGTGCTGATCACCGCCGGCCTCCCAGCCCTGACCGGCCCGGCGGACGAGGTGTACCGGCTGACGTTCGCACAGACCGCCCGCCGCAACGCCGCGTTCTTCGCCCGCTACCCGCACGATGCGACAACGGTGGCCGAGGTCGTGGCGCACCTGCGCTCGGGCGAGGAGCTGCTGCCGACCGGTGAAGCACTGTCCGTGCCCCGCCTCCTGCAGATCGGCCTCACGCTCGGTTCCTCCACCGGGTTCGAGGCCCTGCACTACCTGCTCGAGGACCCGTTCGTCACCGTCGGCGGTGAACGCCGGCTGCGGGAGCGGTTCCTGCGGGAGGTGGGCGGCGTCGTCTCCTTCGCGGGCAACCCGCTGTATGCCGTGATGCACGAGACGATCTATGCCCAGGGCGACGCCTCCCACGGGGCGACCGCCTGGGCAGCACACCGGGTCCGACGCTCGCTCCCCGAGTTCGACCCCGGCCTGGACCGGCCGCTACTGACCGGGGAGCACATCTTCCCGTGGCAGCTCGAGGAGGATCCCGCTCTGGCGCCGCTGGCCGAGGTTGCGGACCTGCTCGCCCAGCGCGAGGACTTCCCGGCGCTGTACGACCTCGACGCACTGGCGGCGAACGAGGTGCCGGTAGCGGCAGCGATCTACTCCGACGACATGTTCGTCCCCCGCGAGGCCTCGGTGGCAACAGCCGAGGCGATTCGCGGGCTGCGGCCGCTGGTGACCAACGAGTATCAGCACGACGGCATCCGCGCCGACGGGTACCGGCTGCTGGACCGGCTACTCACCCTGCTGCACCGCTGA